Proteins encoded together in one Rhipicephalus sanguineus isolate Rsan-2018 chromosome 9, BIME_Rsan_1.4, whole genome shotgun sequence window:
- the LOC119405410 gene encoding tyrosine-protein phosphatase 13-like — protein MVETTEDFWRMVWEHNSNIIVMLTKLKEMGREKCHQYWPSEHSQRYLYYVVDPITEYNMPQYILREFKVTDAKDGQSRTIRQFHFTDWPEQGVPKTSEGYLEFLGQVHKTKEQFGQEGPITVHCSAGVGRTGVFITLSIVLERLQSEGVLDIFQTVRTLRTQRPGMVQSEDQYQFCYRAALEYMSSFDHYAN, from the exons ATGGTAGAGACCACAGAGGACTTCTGGCGGATGGTCTGGGAGCACAACTCCAATATTATCGTCATGCTTACCAAGCTGAAGGAGATGGGCAGG GAAAAATGCCACCAGTACTGGCCTTCAGAGCACTCCCAACGGTACCTCTATTACGTGGTGGACCCAATAACAGAGTACAACATGCCTCAGTACATCCTTAGAGAATTCAAAGTCACGGACGCCAAG GACGGCCAATCGCGGACTATccggcagttccacttcaccgacTGGCCCGAGCAGGGTGTCCCGAAGACCTCCGAGGGGTACCTCGAGTTCCTCGGCCAGGTGCACAAGACCAAGGAACAATTTGGACAGGAGGGACCGATCACGGTCCATTGCAG TGCGGGCGTTGGCCGGACAGGCGTGTTCATCACGTTGAGCATCGTGCTGGAGCGCCTACAAAGCGAGGGTGTCCTAGACATATTCCAGACGGTGCGCACGCTTCGCACCCAGCGCCCAGGCATGGTCCAGAGTGAG GACCAGTACCAGTTCTGCTACAGGGCTGCATTAGAATACATGAGCAGCTTTGACCACTATGCAAATTGA